Proteins encoded within one genomic window of Macrotis lagotis isolate mMagLag1 chromosome 3, bilby.v1.9.chrom.fasta, whole genome shotgun sequence:
- the LOC141516593 gene encoding mas-related G-protein coupled receptor member X1-like: MAVFSTPGWQEHVHDNTTKTSTNEIFILKAPGEFYLDDWMKILSLVIVGIGLVGNSLVLWLLGFRIKRNPFSVYILNLAGADALFLCCSFLFFILAFVGYSYNSFICLGLMCLRTVSYTVGMNLLAVISTERCLSALFPIWYQCYRPKHTSAIICTVLWAGAGLVWLGFYVLCVDSLTDRICYNSLIALNVWFLFLTCVLCVSSLTLLLRVQCTSQRQQPPRLYLLVLVTVLVFLICGLPVGIVGFMWRFYNIPILLWLPLLLAYVNSGMNPFIYFFLGSQRHRREREALRVVLQRALEDQQELGD, from the coding sequence ATGGCTGTCTTCTCCACACCTGGATGGCAGGAACATGTTCATGACAACACAACAAAAACAAGCACAAATGAAATTTTCATTCTTAAGGCGCCTGGAGAATTTTATTTAGATGACTGGATGAAGATCCTCAGTCTGGTCATAGTGGGGATTGGACTGGTAGGAAACAGCCTTGTCCTGTGGCTCTTGGGCTTCCGCATCAAGAGGAATCCCTTCTCTGTCTACATCCTCAACCTGGCCGGGGCCGACGCCCTCTTCCTTTGCTGCTCTTTTCTATTCTTCATACTTGCCTTTGTTGGctattcatataattctttcataTGCTTAGGACTGATGTGCCTCAGAACAGTGTCCTACACTGTGGGCATGAACCTCCTGGCTGTGATCAGCACAGAGCGAtgtctctctgctctcttccCCATCTGGTACCAATGCTACCGCCCCAAGCACACGTCTGCCATCATCTGCACTGTCCTCTGGGCTGGGGCTGGTCTGGTCTGGCTAGGATTTTATGTCCTTTGTGTTGATAGCCTTACTGACCGTATTTGTTACAACTCCCTCATTGCCCTGAATGTCTGGTTCCTGTTTCTCACTTGTGTCCTGTGTGTGTCCAGCCTGACTCTGCTGCTGAGGGTCCAGTGCACCTCCCAACGCCAGCAGCCCCCCAGGCTCTACCTGCTGGTCCTGGTCACCGTCCTTGTCTTCCTGATCTGTGGTCTGCCCGTGGGGATTGTTGGTTTCATGTGGCGCTTTTACAATATTCCCATACTTCTTTGGCTCCCTTTGCTCCTGGCCTATGTGAACAGTGGCATGAACCCCTTCATTTACTTCTTCTTGGGCAGTCAAAGGCATAGAAGGGAGAGGGAGGCCCTTAGGGTGGTCCTCCAGAGAGCCCTGGAAGATCAGCAAGAGTTGGGAGATTAG